Proteins from a genomic interval of Micropterus dolomieu isolate WLL.071019.BEF.003 ecotype Adirondacks linkage group LG16, ASM2129224v1, whole genome shotgun sequence:
- the LOC123984951 gene encoding transmembrane protein 229A encodes MLAAAAARFTCAAAAEHNTKQCWKRATGSLQTDCLTMSSRWQDASRSGPEDPAGGLKSVRMPRKQEPSGETEDAADSLRELPPWMRLYFYGMHGVTLDVLLSSLQGVLNYRDPKLVGFSSPYLCVMHSLTHFALEKIYSQKRCFRSRPVVFHLVFYPSVYIGLQILIGNINMNTLTEQVRVVSGTQLAVHYILALYFAQVFHRGLLRLQYHPAAPPSKPGPEESGHDRGPPCGLPGLVRFLFFGMHGFLDEVIFTSIFNLVEKSDRTLSGHTSLWSFLMYGSCSFVVEKLYLHLHFSRGWGTWRRLPIYVCFIYTWELSWGLALRQFDACSWDYSHYPHNFMGLITLLYLPGWVCLSLYQDMLSNVLLRIKCTKDVNVLSGENGEVNGQLESKIKQL; translated from the coding sequence ATGCTTGCAGCCGCAGCAGCTCGCTTCACTTGTGCGGCCGCAGCGGAACATAACACGAAACAGTGTTGGAAGAGGGCAACTGGATCCCTCCAGACAGACTGCCTGACCATGTCCAGTCGGTGGCAAGACGCTTCTCGCAGCGGTCCAGAAGACCCCGCCGGTGGCTTAAAATCGGTGCGAATGCCCCGCAAACAGGAACCGTCCGGAGAGACCGAGGACGCAGCGGACTCGCTGCGGGAGCTGCCTCCATGGATGCGGCTTTACTTCTACGGGATGCACGGCGTGACTCTGGATGTCTTGCTCTCATCGTTACAAGGGGTTTTGAATTATCGGGACCCTAAACTGGTGGGTTTTTCCTCCCCGTATCTTTGCGTTATGCATTCACTGACCCACTTTGCGCTGGAGAAGATCTACTCACAGAAGAGATGCTTCCGAAGTCGGCCTGTCGTGTTTCATCTTGTTTTCTACCCGTCTGTGTACATCGGGCTGCAGATTCTGATCGGTAACATTAACATGAACACTTTGACCGAGCAGGTGAGGGTGGTGTCGGGGACGCAGCTGGCAGTGCACTACATCCTGGCTCTCTATTTTGCCCAGGTGTTTCACAGAGGGCTGCTGCGGCTGCAGTATCACCCCGCCGCCCCCCCGAGCAAACCGGGCCCGGAGGAGAGCGGTCATGATCGGGGGCCTCCTTGCGGTCTCCCCGGACTCGTGCGCTTCTTGTTCTTCGGGATGCACGGCTTTCTGGACGAGGTGATTTTCACCTCTATTTTCAACCTCGTGGAGAAGTCCGACCGGACCCTCAGCGGCCACACGTCCCTGTGGTCTTTCCTGATGTACGGGAGCTGCAGCTTTGTGGTGGAGAAGCTCTACCTTCACCTGCACTTCAGCAGAGGATGGGGGACGTGGCGGCGGCTCCCCATCTACGTCTGCTTCATCTACACCTGGGAGCTCTCCTGGGGTCTGGCCCTGAGGCAGTTCGACGCATGCTCCTGGGACTACTCCCATTATCCTCACAACTTCATGGGGCTCATCACCCTCCTCTACTTGCCAGGCTGGGTCTGCCTCAGTCTGTATCAGGACATGCTGTCTAATGTCCTGCTGAGAATCAAGTGCACCAAAGATGTAAATGTTTTGAGTGGAGAGAATGGAGAGGTCAATGGTCAGCTGGAGTCAAAGATAAAAcaactttaa